In the genome of Montipora foliosa isolate CH-2021 chromosome 3, ASM3666993v2, whole genome shotgun sequence, one region contains:
- the LOC137995877 gene encoding uncharacterized protein, with translation MHKRLKEARNAHISDYLGESIEENPKRFWSYIKQLKKEEPGIADFEINGSIISDNKSKVDILNNQFSSVFTQEDLSNIPDIGYDRIPAIDSLSITTNGVAKQLSLLKTNKASGPDAIPPWFLKEHAAEIAPILTNIFQDSIESGTVPSRWKSANV, from the coding sequence ATGCATAAAAGGCTTAAAGAAGCAAGGAATGCACATATTTCTGATTATCTAGGTGAATCTATTGAAGAAAACCCTAAGCGATTCTGGTCATACATTaaacaactgaaaaaagaaGAGCCTGGGATTGCAGATTTCGAAATAAATGGCTCCATAATTAGCGATAACAAATCAAAAGTTGACATACTAAATAATCAGTTCTCAAGTGTCTTTACTCAAGAAGACTTATCAAACATCCCTGATATTGGATACGACAGAATACCAGCCATTGACAGTCTGTCTATCACCACTAATGGAGTTGCAAAGCAGTTGTCGCTATTGAAGACAAATAAAGCATCTGGACCTGATGCCATTCCACCGTGGTTTCTAAAAGAACATGCAGCTGAGATTGCTCCTATTCTAACTAATATCTTCCAAGATTCTATTGAAAGTGGAACGGTACCCAGTAGATGGAAATCGGCAAATGTATGA